In the Cellulomonas sp. C5510 genome, ACGCGGGAGATCGGCCTGCTCCGCGCGGTCGGGCTCGGGCGGCTGCAGCTCGCCGGGACGGTGACCGTCGAGTCGGTGCTCACGGCGGTGTTCGGGACGGTCGTCGGGCTCGGCGTGGGGGTCGCCCTGGCCTCCGCGCTGCCGACCGTGTACGCGAGCGACGGGCTCTCGGAGCTCGTCATCCCGTGGGGCAACCTGCTGGGGATGCTCGCGCTGGCCGTGGTGGTCGGGGTGCTGGCCGCGCTGTGGCCGGCGACCCGCGCCGCCCGGATGAAGGTGCTGGACGCCGTCAGCTACGAGTGAGGACCCACCCGTCCGGGCCGGCCAGCGCGTCGGCCCGGGCGGGCCCCCACGTGCCCGGGGCGTACGGCTCCGGCTCCGGCCGGTCCGGGCCCAGCAGCGGCGCGAACGCCTCCCACGCCGAGCGCAGCCCCTGCGGCGTCGTGAACAGCGTGCGGTCGCCCGCCAGGACGTCGTGCAGCAGCGACGCGTACGGCGGCAGCGGCTCGCCCGGCGAGACGTCGTCCAGCAACAGCGACGCGGTGCCGGTGGCGAGGCGCAGCTCGGCGCCCGGCTGCTTCACCGTGGTCGTGACGTCGATCGCCCCGTCGCCCGACAGGGACAGGCTGATGCGGCCCGGCCCCGTGGGTTCGCCGAACAGCTCGTCCGGGGTGCGCAGCACCAGCGTGACCCGCTGCGCCGACACCGCCATCCGCTTGCCCGTGCGCAGCAGGAACGGCACCCCGCGCCAGCGGTCGTTGTCGACCCACAGCCGCGCCGCCACGAACGTGTCGGTCTGCGAGCCCTCCGCCACGCCCTCGATGTCCCGGTAGCCCGCGAACTGCCCGAGCACGACGTCCTCGGCCGGGTCGAGCGGCCGGAAGCAGCCGATCACGTGCTCGCGTGCCGTCGCCAGGTGCGCGGCGTCCATCCGTGCGGGCGGCTCCATCGCGACCTCCGCGGCGACCTGGAACAGGTGCGTCACGAGCATGTCGAGCGCAGCGCCCGTCGAGTCGTAGAAGTCCACGCGATCCGTGACGTCCAGCGTCTCCGGCACGTCGACCTGCACCTCCGCGACGTGCTCGCGGCTCCACACCCCGCCGAACAGCTCGTTCGCGAACCGCAGCACGTGCAGGTTCTGCGTCGCCTCCTTGCCGAGGAAGTGGTCGATCCGGAACACCTGGTCCTCGTCGAGCACCTCGTGCACCAGGGAGTCCAGCTCGGCGAACGACTCCGGAGACGTGCCGTAGGGCTTCTCGTACACCACGCGCGCGCCGTCGACGAGTCCGTGCTGCCGCAGCGCCCGCGTGATCGGGGCGAACGACGACGGCGGGACGGCGAGGTAGTGCACGACGACCACGTCGGCGGCGTCGCCGTCGGCGGTGAGCTCGCGGCGGGCGTCGTCGACAGCCCCCACCAGGTCCCCCGGGTCGTCGCCGTGGAACGTGGTGGCGTACCGCACGTGCCCGTCGAGCAGGCCGGCGTGGTCGTCGTCGCCGTGCTCCGCGAGCGACTGGTGCACCAGGTCGGGCAGGTCCACCTCGTCGGTCGGGCGGCGGCCGGTCCCGAGCAGCAGCCACCGCTCGGGGAGCAGCCCGCGCTGCGCGAGCTCGGCGAGGCCGGGGTAGACCATCCGGCGCGCCAGGTCGCCCCGCGCGCCGTGGAGGACCAGGAGCACCGGGGTCTGCGACGTCACGCGGGCCGCCTCAGAGCGCCGGCGGGTCGGGCCGCTCGGAGTGGTGCCGGGGAGGCTCCTCGCCGGTGTCGCGCCGCTGCTTCTCGAGCAGCTCCCGCGCCTTCCCGGTCGCCCGGTCGATCTTCGCGTCGGTCGAGTCCGACGTCCGCGACTTCACCGCGTCGGCCGCCTTGTCGAGCGCGCCCGCGATCTTGTCCTCGTTCCCGGCCACGGCCCGCTTGGCCCTGTCCACGAAGTCCCCGATGCCCATGTGTCCGCTCCCGTCGCTCCGCTGCCCCTGCCCCTGCCCCACCGAGTCAAGGCGGGGGTGCCGGTGCCCGCAACCGGACGGGACGGCGGGGCCGCGCGGGGCGGGCCGGGAGCGGTGACGGGTCTCGGAGCCAGACGGCCGCGAGCGCATCCCCGCGGAGATGGAGGAGCACCGCGCCGCCTCCGACCGACGACGAGCTCGCCCGGCCCGTGGGACCTGGTGCCGGACTCCCCGCGCGCACGCAGCACGGCCTCGTAGGCTCGGGGCCGTGCAGACCACTTCCGTCCGGCGCCGTCGGCGCACCGGCTGCGTCGTCGGCCTGGTCCTCGCCGTGGCGCTGCTCGTCGGCGGCACCCTGCTCGCGGACCGCGTGACGCGGGGCGTCGCGGAGGACGTGGCGGCGGACGCGGTGCGGCAGAAGACGTCCGCCACCGCCGTGCGCGTCACCGTCGAGGGCTTCCCGTTCCTCACCCAGCTGGCCCGTGGCACGCTCGACGACGTGCGCGTGCGCGCCACCTCGGCGACGCTGCGGGGGCTCGACGTGACGGACCTGCGGATCGCCGCGACGGGCGTCGCCGTACGGGAGCCGCGCGGCGCCGAGCACGTGCGCGCCACCGCCACCGTCCCGACCGCGGCGCTCGAGGACCTGCTGCGCGAGCGCACCGGCTGGGACCTGGCGCTGCGCGTCGACGGGGACCGGCTCGTCGCGGAGGGCGTGGCGGCGGGCGTGCCCGCGGCGCTCACGCTGACGCTCGCCGCCGCCGGCGCCGACGGAGTGACCGCCGCGATCGAGTCGGCGACGCTCGGCGGGCTGACGATCGACGCGGGCGTACTGCCCGACGGGCTGGCCTCCCGGATCACCGAGCTGCGCCTCACGGACCGGCTCCCGGCCGGCGCCCGGGTCACGGCCGCGACCGTGGAGGCCGACGGCGTCCACCTCGCGGTCGAGCTGGACGACCTCACGCTCGACGACCTGTGACCGTCGTGCTCGACGACCTCGGGGCGCTGCCCGGCGAGATCTGGGACCGTGCGACGACCGTGCAGCCGGCGCCGGGGCTGCCGGTGCTGCTCGGCACGCTCGGCGCGGCGCTGCTGTGCCTGGCGGTGCCGACCCTGTGGCACCTGTCGCGGCACCTGCTGACGATCGTGCACGAGGCCGCGCACGCCCTGGTCGCCGTGCTGTCCGGGCGACGGCTCTCCGGTGTGCGCGTGCACTCCGACACCTCCGGGCTGACGGTCTCCGTGGGGCGTCCGCGCGGCCCGGGGATGGTCGCCACGGCCTTCGCGGGGTACGTCGGGCCCGCGGTGCTCGGGCTGGCGGCCGCGTGGGTGCTCGGGCGGGGCTACGCCGTCGGGCTGCTGTGGGGCCTGGTGGTGGCGCTCGCGCTCGTGCTGGTGCAGATCCGCAACTGGTACGGCCTGTGGGCGGTGCTGGTCACGGGCGTGGTCCTGGTCGTCGTGACGTGGTGGGGGTCGGCGGCGGTGCAGGTCGCCGTCGCCTACGCCGTGACGTGGTTCCTGCTGCTCGGCGCGCCGCGGGCCGTGCTGGAGATGCAGGCGCAGCGGCGGCGCGGACGCGGGCGGGGGACGTCCGACGCGGACGCGCTGGCCCGGCTCACGCCGCTGCCCGGTGGGTTCTGGGTGGCCGCGTTCCTGCTCGTGTGCGTCGGCGCCCTGGTGCTCGGGGGGTCCTGGATCCTGCAGCGGCCGCTGCTCTGAGCCCCGCTCAGTCCGCGACCACGCAGCCGTCGAGGGTGCGGTCGATCGCGTCACGCTCGGCCCGTGTGACCCACAGCCCGTACGCCGCCTTGACCCGCACCTGCCGGGCGACGTACGCGCAGCGGTAGCCGGTGCTCGGCGGCAACCACGTCGCGGCGTCACCGTCCCCCTTGGCGCCGTTGGTCGGACCGTCGACCGCCAGCAGGTTCGCGGGGTCGTTCGCGAACTGCCGGCGACGCTCGGCGTCCCACTGCTGGGCGCCCTTCTGCCAGGCGTCCGAGAGGGCGACGACGTGGTCGACCTGCACGTCCGCGCTGCGGGGCCCGCGCTCGAACACCACGGTCACACCGCTGTACGGGTCGGCGAGCGTCCCGGACAGCACCACGCAGCCGTGCGTCCCGGGCTCGACGGTCACGTCCGTCAGGTCCCGTGCCAGGACGTCGTTGCGGGTGTCGCAGCCGTTGCTGTCCACGTCCGCCCACGCGGGCCCGAACTGGTCACGGTCGTAGCCGGTGCGGGGCGCGCGACCCTTCACCGGGAGCGCGTCGAGCTCCGTCCGGGCGCGGTCGAGGTCCTGCTGCGTGACCGGGAACCGACCGGCGTCCTGGGCCTGCGACCACGCCGGGACGCCCGCGCCGAGGGCCACCGCGACGACGAGGACGAGCCAGGCCCAGCCGAGGCGCGTGCCGCCGCGAGGTCCGTGTCCGTGTCCGCGTCGTGCGCGCGGCGAGCGGGGCGCCGGGGGCCGCGAGGTCCGCGCAGGGGAGGGTGTCACGGCGGAACGGTCGCACACCGCACCCACACGGCACCCGCCCGCGACCTGCCCTCGCGAGACGCCCGCGACGGCGGCGGGTTGCCTAGCGTGACCCGCGGAGGTGCCATGACCCGCCCCGATGCCCGCGACGTGCCCGTCGCCACCGGTGGACCTGCCGCGCCCGCCGGACCTGCCGCGCCGCCCGCCGGGACTGCCGCGCACGCCGCGCCCGCCGCGCCGCACGTCCCCGATCGGGTCCACCGGCGCGGCGTCGCGCTCGCCGTCGGGCCCGTGGTCGCCGCGGGCCTCGTCACGGCCCGGGTGGGAGCCGGCGCCGCGGCCGACGTGCTCGGCGACGCCCTGTACGCGGTGCTCGTGCTGCTGCTGGTGTCGCTCGCGGCGCCCCGGTGGTCCCTGCGGCGCCGTGCCGTCGCGGCGGTCGTGCTCTGCTGGGTCGTCGAGGTGGCGCAGGCGACGGGCGGCCCGGCGCTGCTCGTCGACCGGTGGCGGCCGGCGGCGTTCGTCCTGGGGACGACGTTCGCGTGGCAGGACCTGGCGGCGTACGCCGCGGGCGTGGGGCTGGCGGTGCTCGTCATGGCGGCGTGCTCCCGGGTCGGTAGCGGTCCCGTGCGGACCGCCGTCCCCCGACCCTGACAGCGGCGGGCGCGTCGCGGAGTCGGGAGCCCGCGTGCCTGGGGACGGCACGCACCTGCCCGCCCTGGGGAGGGGTGGGGCGGCGCTCCCCGTCCGGCGCTCGCCGCCCCGACGCCCCCGGGTGGATGGGGGCTACTCGCAGCCCACCCCGTCCCCGTCCCGGTCCAGCGCGGCGCGGTAGCCCGGCTGGCCGGCCAGCACCGGGGCGGCGCCGGCGGCACGGGCGGCGTCGCAGTTCGCGTAGTACGTGGACGTCCTGCCGCCTGTGCTGCCGGCCGCCGTCGACGTACCGGCGGCGGACGTCGTGACCGCCGCCTCCCGTGCCGCCACCTCGGCCTCCCGTGCCGCGAGCGCGGCCGCCGTCGCGTCGAGGTCCGCGCTGCGCTGGTCGAGCGTCGCGGCCTGGTCGGCGAGCTCGTCGGCCCGGGTGGCGTTGCGGTCCGCGTCCGCGTCCGCCTGCTGCTGGGCGTCGGCGGCGGCCTGGGCGGCCTCGGCGTTCGCCTCCTCGGCGTCGTCCGCGGCGTCCTCCCGCTCGACGACCTGCGTCTCCCGCTCGTCGAGCACCGCGCTGCGCTCGTCGGCCGCGCTCTGGTCGGCGGTGAGTGCAGCCCGCTCGTCGGACAGCGCCCCGTTCGCCCCGGCGGTGCCGATCACGGCGCCGAGCACCAGTCCGGCGACCGCCGCCGCGGCGACCGGCCGCCAGCGCCGGCGCGGCGCGGGCGTGTCGACCCACAGCTCCCAGCCCTCGGGGGCAGGTGGCCACGACGGGTCCGGCTCCCACCCGGGAGGAGGCGTCCAGCCGGCGGGCGCTGCGGGCCAGTCCGGTGGCGGGTTGAAGGTGCGAGTCATCGTGCCCCCAGGAGTCGACGGCGCCCGGACGGCGCCGACCCCCCACGGCATCGGTGGTCCGTGGCGCCGCCCTGAGCGGAATCACCCGGGTGGAGCAGCGCCCGGTCGGGGGCCGCCGGCTCAGCGCAGCAGCCAGGTCGGCGACCGCAGGTACCGCTCGGCGACGAGCACCGACCCGGCGGGCTGCTCGGCGCGCAGGGCGCCCGACGGCCCGCCCCGGGGGTCGGTGGCGGTGCGGCCGAGCACCTGGAGCCGGCGCAGCATCGACAGCGCGCACGCCGTCCGCTCGTCCGCGCTCGTCAGCGGGCGGACCTCCTGGTAGCCCGCGGCCCACGCCTGGGCGCGATCGGGGGCGTCGGGCAGGTGCTCGACGCCGGTCAGGGCGGCGGCCAGGTCGAGCACGAACCAGGAGAACCCGGAGTCGTCGAAGTCGATGACGGTCAGGTCGTCGCCGTCGAGCAGGACGTTGCCCGGTCGCAGGTCGGCGTGCACCAGCCCCCAGGCGTCGGGCGCCCGCGAGGCGTCGTGGAGCTCGGCGAGCGCCGCGTCGCGGGCCCGGGCCAGCAGGGCGAGGTCGGCGGGCGGCAGGCAGGCGGACTCCCAGGCGCCCCACCGGCTGCCGGGACCGACCAGGTCCGCCGGCTCCCACGCCGGTCGCACGAAACCACGTGGGCGGGCGAAGCCGAGGGCGTGCTCGTGGAGCACCGCGGCGGTCGTGCCGAGCCGGCGGTGCAGCGCGACCGGTGCGGTCGCGTCGTCCGCCACCGTCCCCCGGGCCCACGTCGCGGTGTGGCAGACCCAGTGCCGCTCCACCTCGTCCGCGACCAGGGCGACCGTCCGCCCGTCGAGCGGCGCGATCGTCGTCGGCACCCGCACCGTGCCCGTCCCGGCGATGGACGCCACCCAGGCGACCTCCGACTCCACGGCGGCCGTGTCGTCCATGTACGGGGGCGCGGCGACCCGGGTGGCCGCGACCGGGACGCCCCGCACCCGCACCCGGAACGTCGCGTTGCGTGACAACCGCAGCAGGTCCACCTCCGTCTCGGCGGCGTCCCAGCCCCAGGCGGCGGCGAGCGCCTCGTGCAGCCATGCCGGCGCGGGCGCACCGACCGCGGGCAGGCCTGACGCCCCGGGCTCCGCCAGGCCGGTGCCGCCCGGCGCGTCGTCCGTCGTCATGGTGTGCCCCCCGCTCGGCCGCGGCGTCCGCCCCGGCGCCCGACGCGAGTCTCCGCGGGCGGGCGGGCCGTCGACAAGGCGGGGCGGGCGGAGTTCACGCAGGTGTTACGCCCGTCGTGCGCGTCTGACGCCGCGGAAACACGGTCGTCCCCCGGCCGTCCCGCGGCCGCTGCGACGCCTAGGGTGCTGGGCGTGACCGAGTCGCACACGACCGCCGAGCCCGCCGCCCTGCCGAGCACCCGCCTCGTGCCTCCCGTGCTCGTCCGCGACCACCGCGTCGAGGTGCCGGTGGACCGGTCGGACCCGGGCCGGTTCCCCGCGATCGAGGTGTTCGCCCGCGAGCTCGTCGACCCGGCCCGGGACGCCGAGGACCTGCCGCTGCTGCTGTTCCTCCAGGGCGGCCCCGGCGGCATGGGCCCGCGTCCGCTCGGCGGCGGCTGGTGGTCGACCGCGCTGCGCACCCACCGCGTCGTGCTGCTCGACCAGCGGGGCACCGGCCGGTCGTCGCGGGTGGACGGACGGACCGCCGCGCGCTTCGCGACGGGCGAGCAGCTCGCCGACTACCTGGCGTGCTTCCGCGCCGACGCGATCGTGGAGGACGCGGAGGCGGTGCGGCACCGGGTGTTCGGCGGACGGCGCTGGGCGACGCTCGGGCAGTCGTACGGCGGGTTCCTCACCCTCACGTACCTGTCGCGGCACCCGGAGGCGCTGACGGCCTGCTACGTCACCGGTGGGCTACCCGGGATCACGGCGACCGCCGAGGACGTCTACGCCCGGACGTTCCCGCGGCAGGCGGCCCGGGTCGCCGCGTTCGCGCGCCGGTACCCCGACGACGTCGCACGGCTCGGGGCGCTCGCGGACCGGCTCGCCGCCGGGGACGTCCGACTGCCCGACGGCGACCCGTTCACGGTCCGCCGGCTCCAGACGCTCGGCATGCCGCTGGGCATGAGCACCGGGGTCGACGCCCTGCACTGGCTGCTCGACACGCTCGACCCCGACGCGGACGGCGTGCCGGACGACGCGACGGCGCTCGCGGTGCAGGCGCAGACCGGCTTCGACGCGAACCCGCTGTACGCGGTGCTCCAGGAGGTCATCTACCACCAGGGGGAGCGCGCCGGCGGCTGGGCGGCGCAGGCGGAGCGGGAGCGCCACCCCGGGCTGGACGCCGACGCGCGGCCGCTCGGGCTGACGGGGGAGGCCGTCTTCCCGTGGATGTTCGCGGAGGTGCGCGCGCTGCGACCGTTCCGGGAGGCCGCCGAGGTGCTCACGGCCCGCACGTCGTGGCCCGCGCTGTACGACCCCGCCCGGCTCGCGTCGAACGAGGTGCCGCTCGCGGCGGTGCAGTACGTCGACGACCCGTACGTCGACCTCGACCTCGCGCTGGGCACCGCCGACCGGGTCGGCAGCGCCCAGGTCTGGGTGACCAACGAGTACCTGCACGACGGCCTGCGCGCGGCGGGGGACGTGATCCTGCCGCGCCTCGTGGACCTCGCCGCGGGCCGGTGGTCGGTGACCCGGCGCTGAGCCGCCGGGGTCGGGGCCGCCGGGGTCGGGCCGTCGGGGTCGGAGCAGCCGGGGTCAGAGCAGCCGGCGCGACCCCGGCTGCACCACGCGGAGCCACCGGTACCCGTACGCCGGCAGCTCCAGCTCCACCCGCCCGTCGGGGCCGACCTCGCAGGCCCCGTCGTCGAGCAGGTCGACCAGCCGGACCGGCCGGTCGTCCTTGACGCCGCTGGCCGGCGACGCGGTGTCGTCCGCCGGGCCCGCCTCGCCCGCCGCGCGCGTGAGGTCGCGCAGCTGCAGCGGCACGGTCACCGCCTCGGGCCCGAGGTTGTGCAGCGCGACCATCGACGCGTCCTGCCACGTGCACCGGTGCGCGAGCACGGCGGCGTGCGGCTGGTCGAGGATCTCCGCGCGTTCCGCCCACCCGAGCTCGGGGCACTCCCGGTACCGGCGCGTGAGCAGCTGCAGGAACGCGAGCAGGGAGTCCGGGTCGCGCCGCTGGTCGGCGACGTTCACGTGCTCGGGCGCGAAGCCTCCCCCGACCACCGGCCCGGCCAGCTTCCGGGGCGCCGCGGCCGAGAACCCGCCGTTGGGGCCGGACGTCCACTGCATCGGCGTCCGCACGGCGAGGCGGCCGTCGGCGGCGAGGTTCTCGCCCATGCCGATCTCCTCGCCGTAGAACAGCACCGGCGTGCCGGGCAGCGTGAACAGCAGCGAGTAGACCATCCGCACCCGGCGGGGGTCGCCGTCCAGCATCGGGGGCAGGCGTCGCCGCAGACCGCGGCCGTAGAGCTGCATGTCCTCGTCCGGCCCGAACGCCGCGAACACCTCGGCCCGCTCGTCGTCGCTCAGCTTGTCCAGCGTCAGCTCGTCGTGGTTCCGCACGAACGTGGCCCACTGGGCGTCGTGCGGGATCGCGGGGCGGTCCCGCAGCGCCTGCGCGAGCGGTCCGGCGTCCTGCCGGGCGAGCGCCAGGTACATCTGCTGCATGAGGACGAAGTCGAACTGCAGCGTCAGCTCGTCGCCCTCCGCGGCGCCGTCGCCGTCCTGGTCCCCGAAGAACAGCCGCTGCTCCTCGTACGGGAGGTTGACCTCGCCCATGAGGACCGAGTCGCCCTCGCGGCGGGACAGGAACGACCGCAGGGCCTTGAGGAACTCGTGCGGGTGCTCGATGTCGTCGGCGGGGGACTTCGCGGTGTCGGCCAGCATGAACGGCACGGCGTCCACCCGGAACCCCGACAGGCCCACCTCCGCCCAGTACCCGACGACCTTCGCGATGGCGTCGCGCACGGCCGGGTTGGCGGTGTTGAGGTCCGGCTGGTGCCGGTAGAACCGGTGCCGGTACCAGGCCCCCGCCCGCTCGTCGAACGTCCAGATGCCGGTCTCCTGGTCGGGGAAGACCACCTCGTCCCCGGTCGGCGGCGGCTCGTCCGTGCGCCAGACGTAGAAGTCCCGGTACGGGCTGTCGGGGCTGCTGCGCGCCGAGCGGAACCACGGGTGCCGGTCGGAGGTGTGGTTGACGACGAGGTCGGCGATCACGCGGATGCCGCGGTCGCGGGCCGTGCGGATCAGCTCGACGAGGTCGCCGGCGTCGCCCAGCCGGGGGTCCACGCCGTAGAAGTCGGTGATGTCGTAGCCGTCGTCCCGGTCGGCGGTCGGGTAGAACGGCATCAGCCACAGGCACGTGACGCCGAGGTCGGCCAGGTGGTCGAGCCGCTGCACCAGGCCCGGCAGGTCGCCGATGCCGTCGTCGTCCCAGTCCATGTACGTCTCGACGTCGAGGCAGTACACGACCGCGCTCTTCCACCACAGGTCGCCCGTGTCGCGGATCCTCATGCCGCGTCCTCCCCGGTACCGGCGTCGACGGCGTGCAGCGCGGGGAGCAGGTGCTCCGCCGCGAGGTCGATGAACGCGTCCAGCGATGACGGCGGGCGGGTCACGGTCGGCGTCGCGTCGTCGTGCTTGCCGTGGTCGGGCCGGACGTCGGTGGCGACCTGGTGCAGGTAGACCTCGTCGAAGCCGACCTCGGCCAGCTCGACGAGCCGGTCCCGCAGCCGCTCCGGGTCGTGCTCGACGACCACCGCGGTGCCCAGCGTCTCGTCGTCCACCGTCGCCGCGAGCTCGTCGAACGCCTCCGGGGTCGCGAGGTCCCAGGCGGCGGGCGGCCCCGCGGCGTTGCCCGCCCACTGCTCGCGCGCCAGCCGCCACGCCTCGTCCGGGTCGGTCGCGTACGACACGTGCACCTGCAGCGCGACCGGCCCGCGCCCGCCGGCGTCCCGGTACTCCCCGACGACGCGGCGCAGGGTCTCGAGGTCCTGGTTCACCGTGACCAGCCCGTCCGCCCAGTCGGCGTGCGCGCGGGCCGTCTCAGCGGTCACCGCGGGCCCGACCAGACGCGGCTGCACCTCCGGCAGCGTCCACAGCTGCGCGCGGTCGACGGTCACCAGGCCGTGGTGCGTGACCTCCTCGCCGGCGAGCAGCGCCCGGATGACCTGCACGCACTCGCGCAGCCGCGCGTCGCGCTCCGGCTTGGGGGGCCACGGGTCGCCGGTGATGTGCTCGTTCATGTTCTCGCCCGACCCCAGCGCCACCCAGAACCGACCCGGGTACATCGCGGCGAGGGTCGCGGCGGCCTGGGCGACGACCGCCGGGTGGTACCGCTGCCCGGGCGCGTTCACCACCCCGAACGGCAGCCGCGTCGTGGCGAGCGCCGACCCGAGCCACGTCCAGGCGAACCCGGAGTGGCCCTGGTGCACGCTCCACGGCGCCCAGTGGTCGGAGCACATCGCCGCGTCGAAGCCCGCCCGCTCGGCGCGCTGCGTCGCCGCGAGGAGCGCGCTCGGGTGGACCTGCTCGTGCGAGTTGTGGAAGCCGACGCGGGTCATGCCGTCGTTCCTACCGGGTCGGGCTCGGTTCCGCCCGCCGGGAGCCCACCGCGCGGGCCGTCGCGGGCGCGGTCACGGGGCCGTCGCGGGTGCCACCTCCGCGACCGCCTCCAGGATCTTGTCCAGCACCACGGCGCGGTCGAACTGCAGTGCGAGCTCCCGGGCC is a window encoding:
- a CDS encoding alpha/beta fold hydrolase, whose amino-acid sequence is MTESHTTAEPAALPSTRLVPPVLVRDHRVEVPVDRSDPGRFPAIEVFARELVDPARDAEDLPLLLFLQGGPGGMGPRPLGGGWWSTALRTHRVVLLDQRGTGRSSRVDGRTAARFATGEQLADYLACFRADAIVEDAEAVRHRVFGGRRWATLGQSYGGFLTLTYLSRHPEALTACYVTGGLPGITATAEDVYARTFPRQAARVAAFARRYPDDVARLGALADRLAAGDVRLPDGDPFTVRRLQTLGMPLGMSTGVDALHWLLDTLDPDADGVPDDATALAVQAQTGFDANPLYAVLQEVIYHQGERAGGWAAQAERERHPGLDADARPLGLTGEAVFPWMFAEVRALRPFREAAEVLTARTSWPALYDPARLASNEVPLAAVQYVDDPYVDLDLALGTADRVGSAQVWVTNEYLHDGLRAAGDVILPRLVDLAAGRWSVTRR
- a CDS encoding antitoxin, which codes for MGIGDFVDRAKRAVAGNEDKIAGALDKAADAVKSRTSDSTDAKIDRATGKARELLEKQRRDTGEEPPRHHSERPDPPAL
- a CDS encoding TIGR03885 family FMN-dependent LLM class oxidoreductase translates to MTRVGFHNSHEQVHPSALLAATQRAERAGFDAAMCSDHWAPWSVHQGHSGFAWTWLGSALATTRLPFGVVNAPGQRYHPAVVAQAAATLAAMYPGRFWVALGSGENMNEHITGDPWPPKPERDARLRECVQVIRALLAGEEVTHHGLVTVDRAQLWTLPEVQPRLVGPAVTAETARAHADWADGLVTVNQDLETLRRVVGEYRDAGGRGPVALQVHVSYATDPDEAWRLAREQWAGNAAGPPAAWDLATPEAFDELAATVDDETLGTAVVVEHDPERLRDRLVELAEVGFDEVYLHQVATDVRPDHGKHDDATPTVTRPPSSLDAFIDLAAEHLLPALHAVDAGTGEDAA
- a CDS encoding HNH endonuclease family protein, with the translated sequence MALGAGVPAWSQAQDAGRFPVTQQDLDRARTELDALPVKGRAPRTGYDRDQFGPAWADVDSNGCDTRNDVLARDLTDVTVEPGTHGCVVLSGTLADPYSGVTVVFERGPRSADVQVDHVVALSDAWQKGAQQWDAERRRQFANDPANLLAVDGPTNGAKGDGDAATWLPPSTGYRCAYVARQVRVKAAYGLWVTRAERDAIDRTLDGCVVAD
- a CDS encoding M50 family metallopeptidase translates to MTVVLDDLGALPGEIWDRATTVQPAPGLPVLLGTLGAALLCLAVPTLWHLSRHLLTIVHEAAHALVAVLSGRRLSGVRVHSDTSGLTVSVGRPRGPGMVATAFAGYVGPAVLGLAAAWVLGRGYAVGLLWGLVVALALVLVQIRNWYGLWAVLVTGVVLVVVTWWGSAAVQVAVAYAVTWFLLLGAPRAVLEMQAQRRRGRGRGTSDADALARLTPLPGGFWVAAFLLVCVGALVLGGSWILQRPLL
- a CDS encoding alpha-amylase family protein, whose protein sequence is MRIRDTGDLWWKSAVVYCLDVETYMDWDDDGIGDLPGLVQRLDHLADLGVTCLWLMPFYPTADRDDGYDITDFYGVDPRLGDAGDLVELIRTARDRGIRVIADLVVNHTSDRHPWFRSARSSPDSPYRDFYVWRTDEPPPTGDEVVFPDQETGIWTFDERAGAWYRHRFYRHQPDLNTANPAVRDAIAKVVGYWAEVGLSGFRVDAVPFMLADTAKSPADDIEHPHEFLKALRSFLSRREGDSVLMGEVNLPYEEQRLFFGDQDGDGAAEGDELTLQFDFVLMQQMYLALARQDAGPLAQALRDRPAIPHDAQWATFVRNHDELTLDKLSDDERAEVFAAFGPDEDMQLYGRGLRRRLPPMLDGDPRRVRMVYSLLFTLPGTPVLFYGEEIGMGENLAADGRLAVRTPMQWTSGPNGGFSAAAPRKLAGPVVGGGFAPEHVNVADQRRDPDSLLAFLQLLTRRYRECPELGWAERAEILDQPHAAVLAHRCTWQDASMVALHNLGPEAVTVPLQLRDLTRAAGEAGPADDTASPASGVKDDRPVRLVDLLDDGACEVGPDGRVELELPAYGYRWLRVVQPGSRRLL
- a CDS encoding DUF2993 domain-containing protein, whose protein sequence is MQTTSVRRRRRTGCVVGLVLAVALLVGGTLLADRVTRGVAEDVAADAVRQKTSATAVRVTVEGFPFLTQLARGTLDDVRVRATSATLRGLDVTDLRIAATGVAVREPRGAEHVRATATVPTAALEDLLRERTGWDLALRVDGDRLVAEGVAAGVPAALTLTLAAAGADGVTAAIESATLGGLTIDAGVLPDGLASRITELRLTDRLPAGARVTAATVEADGVHLAVELDDLTLDDL
- a CDS encoding DUF2809 domain-containing protein, translated to MTRPDARDVPVATGGPAAPAGPAAPPAGTAAHAAPAAPHVPDRVHRRGVALAVGPVVAAGLVTARVGAGAAADVLGDALYAVLVLLLVSLAAPRWSLRRRAVAAVVLCWVVEVAQATGGPALLVDRWRPAAFVLGTTFAWQDLAAYAAGVGLAVLVMAACSRVGSGPVRTAVPRP
- a CDS encoding excalibur calcium-binding domain-containing protein; translated protein: MTRTFNPPPDWPAAPAGWTPPPGWEPDPSWPPAPEGWELWVDTPAPRRRWRPVAAAAVAGLVLGAVIGTAGANGALSDERAALTADQSAADERSAVLDERETQVVEREDAADDAEEANAEAAQAAADAQQQADADADRNATRADELADQAATLDQRSADLDATAAALAAREAEVAAREAAVTTSAAGTSTAAGSTGGRTSTYYANCDAARAAGAAPVLAGQPGYRAALDRDGDGVGCE
- a CDS encoding glucose-6-phosphate dehydrogenase; translation: MTSQTPVLLVLHGARGDLARRMVYPGLAELAQRGLLPERWLLLGTGRRPTDEVDLPDLVHQSLAEHGDDDHAGLLDGHVRYATTFHGDDPGDLVGAVDDARRELTADGDAADVVVVHYLAVPPSSFAPITRALRQHGLVDGARVVYEKPYGTSPESFAELDSLVHEVLDEDQVFRIDHFLGKEATQNLHVLRFANELFGGVWSREHVAEVQVDVPETLDVTDRVDFYDSTGAALDMLVTHLFQVAAEVAMEPPARMDAAHLATAREHVIGCFRPLDPAEDVVLGQFAGYRDIEGVAEGSQTDTFVAARLWVDNDRWRGVPFLLRTGKRMAVSAQRVTLVLRTPDELFGEPTGPGRISLSLSGDGAIDVTTTVKQPGAELRLATGTASLLLDDVSPGEPLPPYASLLHDVLAGDRTLFTTPQGLRSAWEAFAPLLGPDRPEPEPYAPGTWGPARADALAGPDGWVLTRS
- a CDS encoding phosphotransferase enzyme family protein — protein: MTTDDAPGGTGLAEPGASGLPAVGAPAPAWLHEALAAAWGWDAAETEVDLLRLSRNATFRVRVRGVPVAATRVAAPPYMDDTAAVESEVAWVASIAGTGTVRVPTTIAPLDGRTVALVADEVERHWVCHTATWARGTVADDATAPVALHRRLGTTAAVLHEHALGFARPRGFVRPAWEPADLVGPGSRWGAWESACLPPADLALLARARDAALAELHDASRAPDAWGLVHADLRPGNVLLDGDDLTVIDFDDSGFSWFVLDLAAALTGVEHLPDAPDRAQAWAAGYQEVRPLTSADERTACALSMLRRLQVLGRTATDPRGGPSGALRAEQPAGSVLVAERYLRSPTWLLR